GTATGGCTCTTGGCGTTGCCTTAGGTGGCTATGAGATGCTTAATGCCGCAGTTGGAAAAGATTTGTTAAGTGGACGCGAATTAGGTACTGGTGAACGTTGGTTCAGATTTGGGACAGGCGCTTTAGGAGTATTTGGCGGTGTGAAAGGATTAACCTCTTTCAGTAAAAACATTAACATGGTCAAAGGTGCTTCATCCACGAAGATGGAGCATGTCGTGAAGATGATCCAGAATAGTGGTAGAAGTAATTATAAGAGTATCACTAGCCAAGCTAAAGCTCTTCAAGCTGCACAAGTTGCTGATAGAGGGAAATATGCAGATAGACTAGATTATTTACATGGAAAATATGGTAAAATGTCCAAAACAGAGTTAAACCAAAGAATGAATTTACGTGGCGAAACGATGAAAGAATTAGAAAACGTCAGAAAAACTACTAGTAAAAACAAATTAGGACCTGCTTTTGCTGGCGCATTTGACAAAAGTACTGGAAAATATAACTTTGCGACAAATAATTATGATGGTCTTCCCCCTAATAAATGGGCTCCACAACTAGAAAAACTTTTTGCAGAAGCTCCAGACCATATAAAAGATTCTTATGAGTTCACAAAGGGGTTTGGCTCTCATGCAGAAATATATGCTGCTAACGAAGCTTTATTAGCAAACCCCAATGCCAATATTAAAGATATCGTAATTAATGTAGTTAGAACTGGTCAAAATAAAGCAAAGCCAGCTGGAATGATGTTTTCTAGATGCCCTCATTGCGCTTACATGCTAGATGGGTTTGATATAATATCGGAGGTGTCAAAAGTTGGAAGATGAACAAATAAATAAAATTTTATCAAAAGAGTACCTCTTAGAACACGGAACTGATTTTGAGTACTTAGCTGATGGTGGAAAATACGGTTTGGAGATTGTTGAATTTGATAAAAATAACAATGAAATAGTTTTTACTGGATTAGCTTATGCATTGTTTGATAACGGTAATGTCGAAATGTATATGTTTGTTAAAGATGGAATTAAGCAAGGAACAATAGTCAGATTTTATCCTAATGGAAATGTTGAATCTGTTAGCAATATGGTCGACAATGTTCCTGAAGGAAAAAGAATTGAATATTACGAGAGTGGTGCAATTAAAACAATTGAAGAGAGAATAGGCGGTTTTCTTATGACTTTTGTCACATATGACGAGAATGGAAATATTATAGAAGAAAAGAAAGAACCTACTGACTTTGATAAAATGATGGCTAAAAAATTTGGTTAGAAGATGATAGACATGCAAAAACAATTTAAAAAAGAGCAAGAAAAATGGCTATCGCAAATTGATTTAAATAATCATTTTCAGCCTAATGACCTTAAGCTTGTGGCTGGTGTAGATTTAGCTTACTGGAGTAAAGATGGAAAAGAATACGGTGTGTGCTGCATTGTGATCATTGATTATATCACTCATGCCATAGTTGAGAAAGTAAACTATTATGGAGAAATTACAGTTCCTTACATTTCTGGTTTTTTAGCTTTTCGTGAACTACCACTAATCCTAAAAGCAGCAGAAAAATTATCAATTGAACCAGATTTGTACATGTTTGATGGAAACGGCTATTTACATGCTAGACATATGGGAATTGCCACTCATGCATCATTTTATTTGGATAAACCAACAATTGGTGTTGCAAAATCATATTTAAAAATTGATAATGTTGAATTAAAAGAACCCAAAAATGAATTTGGAGCCTTTGAATTTATACAGACTGAAGATGAGATATACGGCCTTGTTCTTAGAACAAGAAAAGATGTAAAACCTATCTTTGTTTCTTGTGGTAATTGGATTGATTTAGAAACAGCTAAGGATATTACACTTCATTTCGTGAATAAAAACAGTCGGCTACCCATAACAACTAGATTTGCAGATTTAGAAACCCATGCAATAAGAGAAAAGCTGACTAGCAATCAATAAGTTCTTTTTAAGGAGACTACTAATTGACTTATTATGAAGATAAATCGTACTACTCTGAACAGCATTTTGAAAATGCTCAAAATATAGGCTGGTTAGATAGTAAATTTGAAATAGAAAAAAAAGAATATAATGATCAACTCATCAACAATTTATTAGAATATGTAAAGTACCCTTTTAATATGATAAGATCAAATATGATTGTTGATTTAGCAATTAAAAATACTTCTTATAAATTAGGTTTCTCTGAAATCAGAGTCCTAGGTGACGATGGGAAAAAGTATGCTGCACCAGACCTAATAATTCACTATATTAAGGAGAATGGTTATCAACCTCCTTTAGATTTCGTAGAAGCAGTTTTAAATGGTCCTAAGCCAACTACAGAGATATATCAAGACTATTTAAAAAGATACAATGAATCAAACCTTTGGGGACAAGATGATGAATATATTGAAAACTCCAAGTATATTAAAGAAAAAATTTATGGAAACAGCAGGGATACCGTCAGTATTTTAGAAAAGAAACAACGACTAAAAGGAATAATAACGGCTGATGGATCTCTATTAAATACCTCTATTAAGGCAAAAAATGTTGAAGTTATCAATTACTTATTGGAGTCATCAACTAAATATTTAGACAAATTTAGTGGTGCAGAATTAATTACGGCCATTAATTATAGACAAATTGATACTGTTAAAAAATTATTAGATAAAGGGATATACATCAACTATAGAGAACTCAAGAAAAACCCTCTTATAAAGGCCATGGATACCAAAGATGTCGAACTTGTCAAATTATTACTTAACTCTGATATTCAAAAAGATGTAATCTATAACAATGAATTTGTATCAAATTTTACAATTTATGATTATGCAAAAGAATACCCTCCAGAGCTATTAGCATTACTGTAGTATTCTAATAAGGTTTATTAATTAATATAAACATAATTAATTTAATTGTTTTTAAAACCGTTACTTATCTTTGAAATAAAATAAGTAACGGTTTTAATATGAGTATCTGTATCTATTTAGGGCATCCATAAAAGAATCGCTAGTAGAAAACATAAGATGAAAATGTTACATTCCTAAACCAAGATAAAAGGAGCCTTTTTTATGGAAACTTACAGTAGGAAAAGAATTACAGAACTAATTACACAAGGAAAAAAGGTTATCAATACTTCCGACGTTGAAAATGTACTTAGTATATTATCAGAAAAAGGATATGATTATAACCTTGAACAAAAAAATTTTCTGAATAAATATTTAGGATTCACCATCACTTTTGATTCGCCAAGAGCAAAAGGATATACCGAAACTTTTACTGTTGATCCAGTACAAACAGCAATAAACATAGATAAAGATATGGTAGACGAATATGAAAACTATACCAACAGTAAATTTTTAACTCTTGGGGAAATTCCTGAAGAAGAAATGGTTGTATTTCTTAATGATCATGATGTAATTTATGGATGTAATGAGGAATACTTGATCAACTTTGGAAATTCATTGGAAGAATTTCTATTTAATGTAATGAACGGGATTCAAATGACGTTAGAAAAAATGAAATAGGTAACTTTATTGAAAGTCAATCAATTTTTAGCCAACAGAACTCCCCTGTAATCCTTACAAATTAGTACAATGATAAAGTAGGAGATTAAAACAATGAAAAATACCAAATCTGAAAAATTTAAGCAGGATCAAATGATCGTAAAAAAAGAAGGTGAAGAATTAATAAGAGAGTTAGAACTAAGGATTAGTAATTCTGATAATATCCAAAAAAAGCTACTAGAAACACTCCATTCAGAAATTTTTTTGATACTTAGTAATATCAAAAATCAACCGCAAAAAAGAATTATCATTTCTTATCCTCATCTTATTGTAGAGTCATGGGATTATTCTGACGAGCTAGGGATACGATTATTAAACTTTAATGATATGTACAGCAAATTAATAGAACACCAGCTTCAACTTTGATAGCGATAATAAAGAATCACATATTGAACTACTTAAATATAATCAAAACAACCTACTCTAAAAATTAAGTATCTTTTTAAAGAGTCCAAAAAATATAAAAACAACTAAAACTCTATTACCAAGAGAGGCAGGTCAATTATTATCAATAGAACGTTGTCCAATAAATCAATTCAAGCAACTAAATGGTGCACGAATCGCAGTAAAATCTGATTCGTACACCACTTTTAATTTCAACAAACCGCTCTTTCTATCAAAGAAATTTTCTCTTCTTTTTTTCTTTTTAAATTTTTCTATCCTGTATCAAGCTTCTAAACCAAATATTTCTAAATCATCACTCACATTCGTCATAGGCGCCAGATCAAAAGTCTCCACTAAGTAATCAATAACTGTTTCTGTCATATATCCTGGCAAGGTAGGACCTAAGTGGATATTTTTAATCCCCAGATGTAGAAGAGCTAGCAGAACAATCACCGCTTTTTGTTCATACCAAGCAATATTATATACAATAGGCAAATCGTTGATATTTGCTAATTCAAACACTTCCTGTAATTTTAATGCAATCAGTGCTAAAGAATAGGCATCATTACATTGTCCTGCATCTAATACCCTAGGGATACCATCGATATCTCCTAATCCTAATTTGATGTAGCGATATTTTGCACAACCAGCTGTCAAAATGACCGTATCTTTTGGTAACTCTTCTGCAAATTCTGTGTAGTATGAACGCGTCTTTTGACGGCCATCACACCCTGCCATGACAACAAATTTTTTAATTTTACCTGCTCTTACAGCAGCAACAATTTGATCTTTCAACGCAAATACTTGGTTATGGGCAAAGCCGCCTATAATACTTCCTGTTTCAATTTCAACAGGCTTTGCACAGGTCAATGCTTGGTCGATCATAGCCGAAAAATCCTTTTTTCCTTCTACAGAATCAATGTGCTGTACACCATCATAGCCAACGACTCCGGTTGTATAAATACGATTTTTATACGCAGCTTTAACAGGTACAATGCAATTTGTCGTCATTAAAATCGGACCATTGAAGCTGTCAAATTCTTCTCTTTGCTTCCACCAAGCACCTCCATAGTTTCCTTTAAAATGCTCGTATGCTTGAAATTTAGGGTAATAATGAGCAGGCAGCATCTCACTATGTGTATAGATATCGATGCCTTTCCCTTCACTTTGATCCAGCAGTTCTTCTAAATCATGTAGATCATGACCAGAGACTAAAATACCAGGACGATCGCCTACGCCCAGCTCTACTTCTGTTACGTGAGGGTGACCATATGTTTTTGTATTAGCATGATCTAATAGCGCCATCGCTTTGACACCAAATTCGCCTACTTGATCGATGAGTGCTAAATATTCTTCCATCGTTTTTTGTTCTAGTATTTCATATAACGTATTCGTTAGAAAATCAAAAATCGCCTGATCTTCAAAGCCTAATACGTATGCATGATGCAAGTAAGCACTCATTCCCTTCAGTCCAAATAGGACAAGAGCTCTTAACGAACGTAGATCTTCATTTTCTGAATATTGAAAACTTCCTTCTTGCACTAAGGTAGCGACTGGTTTTCCAGTATAGGTTTTTGAAATAGCTTTTTCGATATCTTGTTTTGAAAAGTTAGCATTCGTGATGGTCATAAATAAATTTTCCGTCACTTGTATTTGCATTGCATGCGTTGGGTCGTCAGATGCGTATTGGCTTGCTCTTACCAGCCCGTCTTGTAAATTGGACACTTCTGGGCTCTTTCCACATACTCCTTGTTTGATGCATCCTGTGTTATTGAACGTTTCCTGACATTGAAAACAGAACATGTTCTCCATATGCACACTCCTTTTTAGATTTATAATAGGCTTTAAAACAACAAAAAACGGTAATCTAGATTACCGTTTTAAGATTAATTTTCCGTGTTCCCCAATTTCAATCAGCTCTTTGTCTACCATTTGATAGATTGCCTTTGACAATGCAGGTCGACTGACACCTAAATAGTCAGCTAACTCATAACGTTTTAATTCGACACTTTGATGCTTCTCCAGATATTCTAAAATTTTATCCTGTAAGTTATCTTTCAACAATAGTTGTAGCTTTTGTGAAAGTTTAAATGCTTTGCTCGCTAATATTTTATTCATGTTATATGAAAATTGTGGAAACTGTATCAGATATTGTTTGGAGATACACATGATTTTTGCTTCTTTCGCAGCGACTGCGTAATATGTATATGGCATCTCATTATATAAATAGACTTCTCCAAAACAATCATTGATTTCTGAAATGATCGTGACAATTGTACGGTGGCCTTCTACCGAAGTATCGCAGATATACACCTCCCCTTTTAATAAAAGATACAAACATTCTGGTTTGTCACCAATGTCAAAAATTGTTTCATTTTCACTAAAAATACGTTCTACTGCATGCTCTTTTATCAGTTTTAATTCTTTTGGGCTTAAATTATCTAATGCACAGATCAAATAATCACTTCCTTTTCCATAATAGTAGCACAAATTTTTATGAAAAATGATTAAAATTGTCTGTTAATAGTTATGATATGAAATAATTTTATGTCAAAATAGTCACATTGATATTAAACGAAAATAATCAATAGAGTGTATGAATAAAGAGGCATAAACACGCCATATTTCCTGAATTTTTTTGGATTTGTACTCAATCAAAAAAATGGTATGGTAATATATGTATTAAGAAAGAAAAACAAATCAAACAAACACACGAGGAAATCCTATGAACAACACACACATAATCAGATCAAACGTTGCCTTAAAAAGGCTCCTGATTTTCACAGGTCTTGCTCTTTTCTTCTTTTGGCAGCCAGCTGTTTCTTCTGCCGAAAGCTTTTTTGTGGATGATCAGGCAAACCTATTGAGTCAGCAAACCAAAGAACAGATCATCCGAGCGAATGAGGAAACATTTAAACAGCTGCCTGGCAGTCCGCAATTCGTTTTACAAACGATTCAAAAGCTGCCGCGAAATGAAACGATCGAATCTTATGCGAATAAAACGTTTCAAAAATTAGGTATCGGTGATAAGGAGCTGGATAATGGCTTTTTATTTGTGATCGCTGTACAGGATCGGAAATACCGCTTGGAGGTCGGTTATGGCGTAGAAGATGTCATTACGGATAGTATGAAGCGTGCGATCGTCCCTGCCAGTGTGGAGCAATTATTTCGCGAGGAAGACTATAATCAAGGGCTAAGTGTTATCAGCACGAACATCATCGGTACGATCAATAGTCGCTATGGCAATTATGATGCATCTAAAAAGGAAGTTGCAGAACTTGGTCAGACTGAAAATGATGATTCTTATACCTATCAAGCTACAGCGCCGAAAAAGAATTTTGTTTATTATTTCGAGATCGTTCTCGGTTTTATTATGGATCATTTCGTCTTTTTAGTGGTGCTCGCCATTGGAAGCATCATTGGCTTTGCTTTTTTACGAAGTGCTTTATATACGCGCCTAATCAAAAAAAGGCTGTTTGATCCGATCCGTCATACAAAAGTGCACCATATCGGCAAAGCATCATTACTTGAAAAATCAGTGCTGGCTTTAATGAAAGACGAAGCTTCTTTTAACGCTCTGTTATTTGCCTATTTCGGAAAATATAAACCACTGCTGCGTTATTTAGCACGAATCTATTTTAAAAGTACCGTTATCGACTATGCAATAGAAATCGGCAACTATAAAACGCATCACTTAACGACAGCGAATCAGCTGACCTATTATGAGTGCTGTTTAACGATCAGTGAGCCTTATTATGATGCGTTTTATCAAAATTTAGGTGATTTTCTTACCGATCCTCAAAAGCTGCCGCAAGCTCAGACAGCATTACTTGAGCAATTAAAACAATCAAATGAAGACTACTTGACTACGTTACACAAAATCGTTCAAGCACGCATTGCTTTTAAGGAAACAAAAGCGATCGTTCAAACGTATGTACAACAGCATATATCAAAGAACGGCTATACGAAGCAAAAAGAACGGTTACTGATTTTATTGATTTCTTATCACTTATTGAAGGATCAAGATACTAGCGCAGAGAATTTCATGAAAAATGTGGATGGATTTGAGAAGGAATTGCCTTCAGCTTTTAAAAAAGGTGCGCGTGATTTCAAAAAAATCGAATCGAGCTACTACCCTAAAGCCATAAAGGATTTAGATGCTTGTTTATTCTTAGGTAAAACACCAGGACTAGGCTTTTCAAATTATCGTGCACTACAAGGCTTTACTATTTCCAGCTATCAAAGCAGCAGTTCTGGAGGCTCATCCGGCAGTAGCAGTGGCGGTTCAGGCTCTTCTGGTGGCGGTGGTTCATCAGGTGGAGGAGGATTTTCCGGCGGTTGGTAATAAAAAAAGAGTACTGCTTCACTTTTTTTCAGTGAGCAATACTCTTTTTTTAGTCACTATATTCTTTTTCATGCTTCAACAGCCATTTTTTTCGTTCGATCCCGCCGCCATAGCCGCCTAAGCTGCCATCTGTCTGGATCACTCGATGGCAAGGAATGATGATCGCCAGTTGATTCGCACCATTCGCATTTCCTACCGCACGCATACCGTTTGGATTGCCGATGGCGTTAGCCAGCTCTTTATACGATGACGTTTTACCACGCTCTATTGCGGTCAAAGCTTGCCAAACACTCTTTTGAAAATCAGAACCTATGCATAAATACGGCGTCTTAAATTCATCCAGCTGCTTATCGAAATAGAGCGCTAATTCTTCTTTGATCTGCTCATTGATTCTCGTTTTTCCAGGAACGATCGATGCATTCATTCGATTCCGTAGCCGCTCGATTTCTCTTTCTAAACCGCGACGGTCAACAAATTCCAATAAATATAAATAGTCATCATCTGCTATGCTCATCATTGGTCCTAAAATCGTATCGATCCAATCTGCAGATAAGCTTTTGATTTCTTTTGATTTTTTGGGATTGCTGCCCATGATTTTTGAAAATGCATCATAAAAGCCACTCGGCGAATCATACCCCATATCTAGTTGTGTATCGATTGTTTTTTCCCCTTCTTTGATCGATTTCAATGCGATCCCCATCCTTCTTGAACGTGCATATTGAACAAACGTCATACCGTAAACCTTTTTAAATTGCCTTCTAGCCGTCATTGAGTGAATCCCCAAATCAGCAAAGTCTTGATCTTTCCAGCGTTTTTCTGGATTTTCCTCGACCAGCTCGATCATTTTCTGCACTAACGGCGGGATCTCTCTTGGAAAGGACAGTGGTTTACAACGTTTGCACGGACGAAATCCCGAAAGCAAAGCTTCTTCTGCCGTTTCATAGAAGGTACAGTTTTCATATTTCGGTTTTCTGGCTGGACAGGTCGCATGGCAAAAAATACCCGTCGTTTTGATCCCGACAAAGAAAATCCCATCATATGTAGAGTCCTTTGCTAATAAGGCTTTATAGTAGCGTTTTTGTTCTTTTTCGCTGATCATTTTGGCGTCTCCTTTCTATCCTTGTCTAAACAACTCGATTTTTTCTTGTTCTTGATAAGGAATAAATTCTTTTAACAGTGATCTATAAAAATCAACTAAACTATTTTTTGATTGTTCATTATAAAGAAAATAAAGTGATGGACCATAACTGATTCTTGAAATACCTAAATCAAGATAGTCTTCTAACCTATCCGCTTGAATATCCAGCATCAAATTGATCGGTAGCTTTGTTTCTTGTACGATTCTTTTGATATGTTCTTTATTTTTTAAACCTGGTATAAAAATACCATCAATTCCAGTTTTTTCATAGCTGTTGATCCGTTCGATCGTTTGTTTCAATAGCTTTTCATCTTGATTATTTTGAGAGATATCACCTACAAAATACATATCTGTTCGAACATTGATGAATAGATCCCTATTCATCTCAATAAGTTTGCTCTTGATCGACAACAAACGTTCTTGCTGTGCTTCTATAGAATAGAGCATAGTTGTATTTGGTATTTTATCTTCAATATTGATGCCGATTGCTCCACTTGCCACAACTTGCTCAACCGTAGCATTCAAATCAGTTACACTAGTCCCATATCCAGATTCAATATCTACTGTAACAAAACTATCTTGTGTACCCATTTCGCTCACATAGTTTAAAAGCTCAGTTAATGAAATATTTTCACCATCTTGATACCCATAAAAATCTGATATTGCGTAGCTGCCCGTCGGAAGCAACTTGATTCCTACTTCGCTTAATGCCTTTGCACTTTCTACATTCCAAATATTTAGCAAAATCAGTGGCTTGTTTTTCTTATGTGCCTCTCGAAATTGTTCAACCTTTGTTTTCATATGAGTAAATACCCCCTTCATCTTATAGGAATAGTTTACTGCTAGTTTATGAAACGTTCTTTCGAAAAATGAACATCAATTTTTTTCTTTGGAATATTTTTAAGTTAGCTTTATTGAGGAGTTTACCAGTGTTGTCTGCTAACAACAAAAAGAAACCCGCTCTTTGGGGGAGAGCGGGCAAAAGGAGTTAAAAAATGAAAAAGTGTTTTGTTAGGGTTGTTTGTTTGGTATGAATATATAATAACGCCAAATTGTGACGATTTTGTGTTCAAAAAATGGTTTATTTTTTACGATTATGAGGATAAAGTCTGAAATTCCTTTAAATTATACAAATTTTCATGTTTCCACCTAACGATTTACTCTCAATAACGCTTGTGTGGTACAACGAAATGAACCGCCAAAAATTCGAGAAATCTCATAATCTAGCGTTTCCACTTTCATTCCATAGCTTTCTAGAGACTCGATCAAAGTAGTAAATGATTGATCCGTGACATAGACAGACTCATTGATCGGTAACCCGTTCGCCATCAATAAAGACGCTTCTTTTAGTGAAATAGTGATTTTATCCCAGCTTGTCAGTACTTCTGGGATTCCATCTAAAAAGGCTTCCTCACAATAAATCATCAACCCTTCTCGGACTAGACTTAAGGCACAGTCTAAATGTAAAATATCTGGATGTAGCCGAACAGGAACGACCTCATAATCCCAATGCGCCAACAATGCTTTAAGCCAAAGGATCCCGTTTAGATTACTTGCTAACCCAGAGTAGCCTACAAAAATCGTCTTTCCGTAAACCAATACATCTCCACCTTCTAAAAAAGGCCCTGTCTCGCTATGTGCACCTTGCGAAGTATCTGGTTGCGGCGCAGCTAAATAAAGCGCTTCTACATGGTTAGATTCCGCCAACAAAATATTGCGCATGGGTAAAATCTCTAAACGACGATGAGGAAATCGTAAATTTCCTTCAATAAGCAATGGGCCTACTGTGAAAAATGGATCTCGAGAAAAGAAATTAGCATATCCTTGTCCCGTTTCTTTTCCCAGCGCCTTTTCGTAATCCGTCAACTTTCTCGGACGAAGCACTTCAACGCCATAGGCCGTTAATAATTGTTCCATATTTTCCTTCTCTTTATCCCATTTATTCTGCATTTCTGGGTAAAGGTCAGCAACATCACCAAACTTATTCTCAAACAAGTTGTGGTTACTTTCAGATAAAAAATTTGTCTCTAATGCGCCTTCCTCTTCCGGAATATAAAATTGAGATTGTGCTAAAACAACCCTCTTTAAAGGTGCAAATTCACTTTCTACAAAATTTATTCTCATGTCTCGTCACTCCATCTCCTGCTCTATTTTCTTCATTATAGCAAGAGACTATTGAAATTTATAGAACGAGCCTTTTCTGCATTAGTTGAAAAAGCCTTTCCCCCAAGTTGTATCGATTTGTCCATCATCTGGACCGACAGCAACATAACGTCGATTTCCTCCACGATCTAAATAACTGATCCATACATAGCCATTACTATGTGTATATTGATCATAGTGAATTGCCGATCCGGGTAAATAATAAGCAAGTGCTGGGCTAGTTACATCATCAGGATCGGTGTCTTTACTCACTGCTAAACGTCGGTCTGGATAAAAGGTACCAGACTTTGCAAGTAACTTTCCCACACCTTGCTGAGGTGTTGGCTTTGGTGCTGCTGGTACAGCAGGAATGGGCTGAGAACTACCTCCTTGACTGTACCGATAAATAGTAATTTCCGGACAGCCATTTAAATACCAGATCTTATCATGATTATTCACTGTGATACCATTGTATCCATAGTTACAATGAATGATCGAATCCTGATCATCAATGAATATTCCTGTATGCCCGGCAGCACCGCCAGAAGCTCCTCGACTTCCCCAGATGAATATATCTCCTCGCTTTGCAGGATAATTGCCTGTACTATCCACCTGTACATTTGTCCAACCTGCTTTTTCTA
This sequence is a window from Enterococcus wangshanyuanii. Protein-coding genes within it:
- a CDS encoding bifunctional transcriptional activator/DNA repair enzyme AdaA, which gives rise to MISEKEQKRYYKALLAKDSTYDGIFFVGIKTTGIFCHATCPARKPKYENCTFYETAEEALLSGFRPCKRCKPLSFPREIPPLVQKMIELVEENPEKRWKDQDFADLGIHSMTARRQFKKVYGMTFVQYARSRRMGIALKSIKEGEKTIDTQLDMGYDSPSGFYDAFSKIMGSNPKKSKEIKSLSADWIDTILGPMMSIADDDYLYLLEFVDRRGLEREIERLRNRMNASIVPGKTRINEQIKEELALYFDKQLDEFKTPYLCIGSDFQKSVWQALTAIERGKTSSYKELANAIGNPNGMRAVGNANGANQLAIIIPCHRVIQTDGSLGGYGGGIERKKWLLKHEKEYSD
- a CDS encoding TPM domain-containing protein, yielding MNNTHIIRSNVALKRLLIFTGLALFFFWQPAVSSAESFFVDDQANLLSQQTKEQIIRANEETFKQLPGSPQFVLQTIQKLPRNETIESYANKTFQKLGIGDKELDNGFLFVIAVQDRKYRLEVGYGVEDVITDSMKRAIVPASVEQLFREEDYNQGLSVISTNIIGTINSRYGNYDASKKEVAELGQTENDDSYTYQATAPKKNFVYYFEIVLGFIMDHFVFLVVLAIGSIIGFAFLRSALYTRLIKKRLFDPIRHTKVHHIGKASLLEKSVLALMKDEASFNALLFAYFGKYKPLLRYLARIYFKSTVIDYAIEIGNYKTHHLTTANQLTYYECCLTISEPYYDAFYQNLGDFLTDPQKLPQAQTALLEQLKQSNEDYLTTLHKIVQARIAFKETKAIVQTYVQQHISKNGYTKQKERLLILLISYHLLKDQDTSAENFMKNVDGFEKELPSAFKKGARDFKKIESSYYPKAIKDLDACLFLGKTPGLGFSNYRALQGFTISSYQSSSSGGSSGSSSGGSGSSGGGGSSGGGGFSGGW
- a CDS encoding ankyrin repeat domain-containing protein — translated: MTYYEDKSYYSEQHFENAQNIGWLDSKFEIEKKEYNDQLINNLLEYVKYPFNMIRSNMIVDLAIKNTSYKLGFSEIRVLGDDGKKYAAPDLIIHYIKENGYQPPLDFVEAVLNGPKPTTEIYQDYLKRYNESNLWGQDDEYIENSKYIKEKIYGNSRDTVSILEKKQRLKGIITADGSLLNTSIKAKNVEVINYLLESSTKYLDKFSGAELITAINYRQIDTVKKLLDKGIYINYRELKKNPLIKAMDTKDVELVKLLLNSDIQKDVIYNNEFVSNFTIYDYAKEYPPELLALL
- a CDS encoding SUKH-3 domain-containing protein — protein: METYSRKRITELITQGKKVINTSDVENVLSILSEKGYDYNLEQKNFLNKYLGFTITFDSPRAKGYTETFTVDPVQTAINIDKDMVDEYENYTNSKFLTLGEIPEEEMVVFLNDHDVIYGCNEEYLINFGNSLEEFLFNVMNGIQMTLEKMK
- a CDS encoding YwqJ-related putative deaminase, with the protein product MAVRDLDITKYSVSNTLGIKETRTAYAMGTNMTYEVKKDKINLEDILNGDNPVGKAMVDEWENYLKNNPGAKDLSYADYQKAALYSGAFEYESISDGQKKKEFWFNMAALATTVVVGIFCPPAGMALGVALGGYEMLNAAVGKDLLSGRELGTGERWFRFGTGALGVFGGVKGLTSFSKNINMVKGASSTKMEHVVKMIQNSGRSNYKSITSQAKALQAAQVADRGKYADRLDYLHGKYGKMSKTELNQRMNLRGETMKELENVRKTTSKNKLGPAFAGAFDKSTGKYNFATNNYDGLPPNKWAPQLEKLFAEAPDHIKDSYEFTKGFGSHAEIYAANEALLANPNANIKDIVINVVRTGQNKAKPAGMMFSRCPHCAYMLDGFDIISEVSKVGR
- a CDS encoding Crp/Fnr family transcriptional regulator, whose amino-acid sequence is MICALDNLSPKELKLIKEHAVERIFSENETIFDIGDKPECLYLLLKGEVYICDTSVEGHRTIVTIISEINDCFGEVYLYNEMPYTYYAVAAKEAKIMCISKQYLIQFPQFSYNMNKILASKAFKLSQKLQLLLKDNLQDKILEYLEKHQSVELKRYELADYLGVSRPALSKAIYQMVDKELIEIGEHGKLILKR
- a CDS encoding endonuclease V, which encodes MQKQFKKEQEKWLSQIDLNNHFQPNDLKLVAGVDLAYWSKDGKEYGVCCIVIIDYITHAIVEKVNYYGEITVPYISGFLAFRELPLILKAAEKLSIEPDLYMFDGNGYLHARHMGIATHASFYLDKPTIGVAKSYLKIDNVELKEPKNEFGAFEFIQTEDEIYGLVLRTRKDVKPIFVSCGNWIDLETAKDITLHFVNKNSRLPITTRFADLETHAIREKLTSNQ
- the hcp gene encoding hydroxylamine reductase, which produces MENMFCFQCQETFNNTGCIKQGVCGKSPEVSNLQDGLVRASQYASDDPTHAMQIQVTENLFMTITNANFSKQDIEKAISKTYTGKPVATLVQEGSFQYSENEDLRSLRALVLFGLKGMSAYLHHAYVLGFEDQAIFDFLTNTLYEILEQKTMEEYLALIDQVGEFGVKAMALLDHANTKTYGHPHVTEVELGVGDRPGILVSGHDLHDLEELLDQSEGKGIDIYTHSEMLPAHYYPKFQAYEHFKGNYGGAWWKQREEFDSFNGPILMTTNCIVPVKAAYKNRIYTTGVVGYDGVQHIDSVEGKKDFSAMIDQALTCAKPVEIETGSIIGGFAHNQVFALKDQIVAAVRAGKIKKFVVMAGCDGRQKTRSYYTEFAEELPKDTVILTAGCAKYRYIKLGLGDIDGIPRVLDAGQCNDAYSLALIALKLQEVFELANINDLPIVYNIAWYEQKAVIVLLALLHLGIKNIHLGPTLPGYMTETVIDYLVETFDLAPMTNVSDDLEIFGLEA
- a CDS encoding toxin-antitoxin system YwqK family antitoxin; the encoded protein is MEDEQINKILSKEYLLEHGTDFEYLADGGKYGLEIVEFDKNNNEIVFTGLAYALFDNGNVEMYMFVKDGIKQGTIVRFYPNGNVESVSNMVDNVPEGKRIEYYESGAIKTIEERIGGFLMTFVTYDENGNIIEEKKEPTDFDKMMAKKFG
- a CDS encoding isocitrate lyase/PEP mutase family protein, producing MKTKVEQFREAHKKNKPLILLNIWNVESAKALSEVGIKLLPTGSYAISDFYGYQDGENISLTELLNYVSEMGTQDSFVTVDIESGYGTSVTDLNATVEQVVASGAIGINIEDKIPNTTMLYSIEAQQERLLSIKSKLIEMNRDLFINVRTDMYFVGDISQNNQDEKLLKQTIERINSYEKTGIDGIFIPGLKNKEHIKRIVQETKLPINLMLDIQADRLEDYLDLGISRISYGPSLYFLYNEQSKNSLVDFYRSLLKEFIPYQEQEKIELFRQG